In Euphorbia lathyris chromosome 9, ddEupLath1.1, whole genome shotgun sequence, the following are encoded in one genomic region:
- the LOC136205105 gene encoding germin-like protein 5-1, with translation MVPLFLLGFILLSSSISADPDLLQDVCVADFTSGVKLNGFACKENITAEDFYFTGIAKPGLTNNTQGSLVTGANVQKIPGLNTLGVSMARIDYAPGGLNPPHTHPRATEMVFVLEGALDVGFITTSNVLISKTISQGDTFVFPKGLVHFQKNNGKVPAAVIAAFNSQLPGTQSIAVTLFAASPPVPDNVLTKAFQVGTKEVVKIKSRLAPKK, from the exons ATGgtgcctctgtttcttctcggTTTCATCCTTCTTTCGAGCTCCATCTCCGCCGATCCTGACTTGCTTCAAGATGTCTGCGTCGCCGATTTCACTTCAG GAGTGAAGCTTAACGGATTCGCCTGCAAAGAGAACATAACGGCGGAGGATTTCTACTTCACCGGAATAGCTAAACCAGGACTAACAAACAATACTCAAGGTTCTCTTGTAACCGGCGCTAATGTTCAGAAAATTCCAGGTCTGAATACCCTAGGAGTTTCGATGGCTCGAATTGATTATGCTCCCGGCGGTCTTAATCCGCCGCACACTCATCCACGCGCCACTGAAATGGTGTTTGTTCTTGAAGGAGCGTTGGATGTTGGATTTATCACCACCAGTAATGTTTTGATCTCTAAGACTATTAGTCAGGGGGATACATTTGTTTTTCCTAAAGGATTGGTGCATTTTCAGAAGAATAATGGTAAGGTTCCGGCCGCCGTGATTGCGGCGTTTAACAGTCAGTTGCCTGGAACTCAGTCTATTGCCGTCACATTGTTTGCCGCTTCTCCACCGGTGCCGGATAATGTGTTGACGAAAGCTTTTCAGGTAGGTACAAAGGAGGTTGTGAAGATCAAGTCAAGGTTGGCCCCCAAGAAGTAA